One window of the Candidatus Bathyarchaeota archaeon genome contains the following:
- a CDS encoding DNA primase, producing the protein MKYILPEGLRYSTLSERRNFYRDEFNLSKVSKWISRRVGHNIFAVIIGRHTKIYMKRFSRHFSKTIIIDDYRGLNDVRSLILKFLPESVYYDRNIYSRVGGQLRVLGQELAFDLDPENIVCPIHGSLKDKMLRGQGLSFCALEFKMVRMKTVELYERLSSLFTDISAVYSGRGFHLHIFDPETLTWSFRERRRLASKIRREGYPIDEWVTAGGMRLIRLPYSLHGMVSRIVTPLTLRQLECFDPVKSRICIPKFIGKG; encoded by the coding sequence TTGAAGTATATTCTACCTGAAGGGTTGAGGTATTCAACCCTCAGCGAGAGGAGAAACTTCTACAGGGATGAGTTCAACCTCAGTAAGGTTTCCAAATGGATCAGTAGACGTGTAGGCCACAACATATTCGCAGTGATAATTGGCCGGCATACAAAGATCTATATGAAAAGGTTCAGTCGGCATTTCTCCAAGACCATCATCATAGACGACTATAGAGGTTTGAACGATGTCAGAAGCCTCATCCTGAAGTTTCTACCTGAATCTGTCTATTATGATAGGAATATTTACAGTCGGGTCGGTGGGCAGTTGAGGGTTTTAGGCCAGGAATTGGCCTTCGACCTGGATCCTGAAAACATAGTATGTCCGATCCATGGATCGTTAAAGGATAAGATGTTGCGGGGTCAGGGCTTGAGTTTCTGTGCCTTAGAGTTTAAGATGGTTAGGATGAAGACCGTAGAACTGTATGAGAGGCTCAGCAGCCTCTTCACAGATATTTCAGCGGTGTATTCAGGTAGGGGTTTCCACCTTCACATATTCGATCCTGAAACCTTGACTTGGAGTTTCCGTGAGAGGAGGAGGTTGGCCTCGAAGATTAGACGAGAGGGCTACCCTATCGATGAGTGGGTTACGGCAGGCGGGATGCGACTTATCAGGCTACCGTACTCCCTCCACGGCATGGTCTCCAGAATAGTGACTCCGCTGACTCTTAGGCAGCTGGAGTGCTTCGACCCAGTCAAGAGTCGAATATGTATTCCAAAGTTTATCGGTAAGGGTTAA
- the amrS gene encoding AmmeMemoRadiSam system radical SAM enzyme, producing MIDPNRREAMFYTPIEGSKVKCELCNHYCTILDGKTGICGVRINEAGRLYSMVYGKAAATGIDPVEKKPLYHFHPGSSTYSISTVGCNFKCRNCQNYEISQMPRDHNRIFGEDLPPEEVVDAAKRYRCESISYTYTEPTIFYEYAYETARIASREGLKNIFVTNGYISEDALKTIKPYLHAANIDLKSFSDSFYRENCGARLQPVLDNIRLHRELGIWVEVTTLIIPTMNDSEDELRSIADFIKSVGEEIPWHVSQFYPMYRLLDLPRTPISTLKKARRIGLEAGLRYVYVGNVPGDEGENTYCYNCGERLIRRFGYEILENKIADSKCPKCGVEIDGVEI from the coding sequence GGGTCTAAAGTAAAGTGTGAATTATGCAACCATTACTGCACAATATTAGATGGAAAGACCGGAATATGTGGAGTAAGAATAAATGAGGCCGGAAGACTATACAGCATGGTATACGGTAAGGCCGCCGCGACTGGAATAGACCCTGTCGAGAAGAAACCCCTATACCACTTTCATCCAGGCTCATCTACATACTCCATATCGACGGTAGGCTGCAACTTCAAATGTAGAAACTGCCAGAACTACGAGATATCCCAGATGCCGAGGGACCACAATAGAATATTTGGAGAGGACCTTCCGCCAGAGGAAGTTGTCGATGCTGCTAAACGTTACAGGTGCGAGAGCATATCCTACACATACACTGAACCGACAATATTCTACGAATATGCCTACGAGACCGCTAGAATAGCGAGTAGGGAAGGTTTGAAGAACATATTCGTGACGAACGGATACATTTCAGAGGACGCCCTTAAAACCATAAAGCCATACTTGCACGCGGCAAACATAGATCTGAAGAGTTTCTCAGACAGTTTCTACAGGGAGAACTGTGGGGCTAGACTCCAACCCGTCCTGGACAATATCAGACTCCACAGGGAACTTGGGATATGGGTTGAGGTTACAACCCTCATCATACCAACCATGAACGACTCAGAGGATGAGCTTAGAAGCATAGCAGACTTCATCAAGAGTGTGGGTGAGGAGATTCCGTGGCATGTCTCACAGTTCTACCCAATGTATAGGCTGCTCGACCTGCCAAGAACCCCGATCTCAACCCTCAAAAAAGCGAGGAGAATAGGTTTAGAGGCCGGCCTCAGATACGTATATGTGGGGAATGTTCCGGGCGATGAGGGTGAGAACACTTACTGCTACAATTGTGGGGAGAGGCTGATACGCAGGTTTGGATACGAGATTCTGGAGAACAAGATTGCAGATTCGAAGTGTCCTAAATGTGGTGTGGAGATCGATGGTGTTGAAATCTGA